GCCGGAGTGCCGTTTTTTAGTATCAGTGGTTCCGACTTTGTGGAAATGTTTGTCGGGGTGGGTGCATCCCGAGTCCGTGATCTTTTTGAACAAGCTAAAAAGAACTCACCGTGTATAGTATTTATTGATGAGATTGATGCGGTAGGCCGTCAGCGCGGCGCCGGCTTAGGCGGGGGGCATGACGAGCGTGAGCAGACTCTGAACCAGCTGCTGGTGGAGATGGATGGTTTCAGTCCAAATGAGGGCATTATCATAATTGCGGCTACCAACAGGCCGGATATTCTCGACCCGGCGCTGTTAAGGCCGGGACGTTTTGACAGGCAGATTGTTGTGGATGTCCCTGATGTTTCAGGCCGGCAGGAAATATTACAGGTACATATTAAGGGAAAACCCCTTAATGGAGATGTAGATCTCTCGGTTCTGGCCAGAAGGACACCGGGATTCACCGGGGCTGACCTGGCCAACATGGTCAATGAAGCCGCGCTGCTGTCAGCCAGAAGAAACAAAAAGCAGATTGGGATGGCCGAAATGGAAGACTCTATAGAGAGGGTAGTGGCCGGTCCTGAAAAGAAATCAAAGGTAATCAGTGACAAGGAGAAGAAACTGGTTTCTTATCATGAAGCCGGACATGCTCTTGTGAGCACACTGCTCCCTGATACCGATCCGGTTCATAAGGTATCAATTATTCCCCGGGGCCGTGCCGGAGGGTATACACTTATCCTTCCGACAGAAGACCGGTACTATCGCACCAGGTCCATGCTGCTCGACGAGATAGTTGTTCTGCTTGGAGGGCGTGTAGCTGAAAGCTTGGTGCTGGGGGATGTCAGCACAGGAGCGCAGAATGACCTGGAGAGAGCTACCGCGATTGCTCGCAAGATGATAATGGAATATGGCATGAGTACTGCGATTGGACCGCTAACTCTTGGCAAGAAAACCGAGCAGGTCTTCCTGGGACGTGATATTGCGCGGGACCGTGATTATAGTGAAGAGGTTGCTTCCGCGATAGACAAGGAAGTACGCAAGATTATCGATGGCTGCTATAGCAAAGCGGAACAGCTTCTCAAGGACAGTATTGAGAAACTGCACCTCATAGCTAACACCCTGATGGATAAAGAGACCTTGGATTCTGATGAGTTTACAGCCCTTATCGAAGATAAGACTGTAGCCGAAGTCAAGGAAGAACGACTTGCCAGGGAGCATGAGCAGGATATGGGCAGGACAGTTCTTAACAAGGGTCAGGATGAACAGAAGTCACCTGACAGTACGACCGAACAAACGGTTGGAGATGACCCTTCCGGCCCTCCACAGGAAGAGATTCCTGAAGTCAAGTAAAATAAAAGACCAGAAGAAATAATAACGAATCAGATAAAGATTAGGCTGATAGATATTATAAAAACTGTTGTTCAGGAGGGGAACCTACATTGGAAAGAACTTATGTGATGATTAAGCCTGACGGTGTGCAAAGAAACCTGGTTGGTGAGATAATTTCCCGTTTTGAAAAAAAGGGTTTTAAGATTGCGGGGCTCAAAATGCTTCAGTTGGATAGGGCGATGGCGGAAAAACATTATGAGGAACA
The DNA window shown above is from Phosphitispora fastidiosa and carries:
- the ftsH gene encoding ATP-dependent zinc metalloprotease FtsH — its product is MNRIFKNLSIYLLIVVLAVAIIRYTSPAQTPVTELTSDELYEQIKKGAIAQISIQPEEQVTNITGEFRDGKQFTSIGSVEEMDKIAEQLRDQKEKVKVSYKPTPKAPWWTNLFINFLPILLLIGIVFFMLNQTQGGGNRVMSFGKSRARLHSDDKKKVTFEDVAGADEVKQELEEVVEFLKHPKKFNELGAKIPKGVLLFGSPGTGKTLLARAVAGEAGVPFFSISGSDFVEMFVGVGASRVRDLFEQAKKNSPCIVFIDEIDAVGRQRGAGLGGGHDEREQTLNQLLVEMDGFSPNEGIIIIAATNRPDILDPALLRPGRFDRQIVVDVPDVSGRQEILQVHIKGKPLNGDVDLSVLARRTPGFTGADLANMVNEAALLSARRNKKQIGMAEMEDSIERVVAGPEKKSKVISDKEKKLVSYHEAGHALVSTLLPDTDPVHKVSIIPRGRAGGYTLILPTEDRYYRTRSMLLDEIVVLLGGRVAESLVLGDVSTGAQNDLERATAIARKMIMEYGMSTAIGPLTLGKKTEQVFLGRDIARDRDYSEEVASAIDKEVRKIIDGCYSKAEQLLKDSIEKLHLIANTLMDKETLDSDEFTALIEDKTVAEVKEERLAREHEQDMGRTVLNKGQDEQKSPDSTTEQTVGDDPSGPPQEEIPEVK